From the Trifolium pratense cultivar HEN17-A07 linkage group LG4, ARS_RC_1.1, whole genome shotgun sequence genome, the window agTTTAGCCCTAAAGTAACTTACAACTCGCGCCCTTAACATATCAAATGTCCATGCAGCTATCAACTCAGATGTACTTAGTGGACTGAGCCGTCATTTGGTTTTCATAATTTTGGACCTCCTATACAAATAAATAGACACCAAAGTCAGTTGGTTGTCTAGGACTGTTTAATTATCAATTTCTAACACTAAACCTCAGTTGTTTGCTTACTCACATGCACCAACCATTCGGGTTTTGCTAAATATGGAAGGTCAATTAAAAGTCAATAATATAGGTATTAACATTGACATGATTGAAATTAATATGATTTTCTTATTACTAGGTTCTGCCATCTTTGCGAGAAAAGAAAGATGAAATCCTGTTAAGAGAATTGCTCAGAAGATGGTCAAATCAGAAAACGATGACAATTTTTCTCTCAAAGGGTTTTCACTATCTTGATAGATACTATATCTCAAGACAGGGACTTACTTCTCTTGAAGAAATTGGCTTCTTATCCTTCTATCACTTGGTTAGTGATGATATTCCTATGAAATGTTACACTACAGTTTTTATTTTCCTTCCTAATTTATTTTGCTTTCCTCTTTTCTCTGTTTTTTAACTCAAGTTTTACTTCATTTTATTTCTATCAGGTGTATGATGAGATGCATAGACAAGTAATGGATGCAATATTAGCTATGGTATTTTCTGTTTTCCATTTCTATGTTCTTtataatcaatttatttatcaGTTCATTATAACTATTGATGGAAACTTGTTTGGATTGACAATCCAAGAGATAGTTCATTACTTGCATTCATGAAAAATGATTTCACTAAGCCTTAGTTTCTTTAATGATGCTTTATGTTTCTGTGATAGTTATGTAGTTGAATAGCAGTAAAACTAATCATTTAATTATCTTCAAAATATTGCCAGTTTTCATCAATCCATAAtattaatttggtttaatatgtgattttcatttgatttttctctataatggttttcttttcatttattGCCATAGATTGATCGGAAACGAGCAGGAGAGCCTATTGATGAAACACTGGTTAATAAGGCATTGACTTTCTACTTAGAGATTGGAGAAAGCACAGGAAAAGAAGAACCAAAACACTTTGCAGAAACAATGATTAAACAAAATGCAGCATTCTATGCTATGTCGAGGCTTCAAATTTGATCGCAAATTTTGCTATCTTTAAATTGAAAGTATAAAATTGACTGCTACTTTATTTTCCCTTTTTATACTGCTAGTATGATACTAGTGGAATATTGAAAGATTAACAACGATTGctactttgtttttttggttacaattgCTACTTTGTTTGATTGTATATACTTGCTTAGACAACACTTTACCTTTGATATATTTTGCTCTCCTCTACTGCAATAGCAAATTAGTTAGCCATATTGGGACTAACTCTACCTTCCACATACATACTAAACATATAGTAACAGATTGTCACATTGTCCTTGAGAAATTACAGGCTCAACTTGTTTGTCTAATGCCAATTTTCAACTATATGACCAGCTTGTGGGGGATATTGGATAATTAAAGCAGTTAGGTGTTAATGTGTTATTTTATACTGTCACAGTAATTTAATATTAGTTATCTCAACTCTTAAAGGTCCCGTTTGGATTAACCTTATGCAAAtgacttatgcaatataaattaggttatactagtattttataagttcacactaatgaaaattgtatttttattttatcataaactccCTTGACAAAcctataataatacataaaaattgcataaccTCTTTTTTAAGCTAAGGGCCTAATTCCCTTTATATTTTCTGTTTTGCCTCTTGTATAATCATTCAATAAAGTATGAAACTGGGTCTATTGAGTGATTTGCATTGTAATGTATGAATCGAAGAAATCTATTACTAAACCAATTAttagttggtccagtggtgattAACGTTGAACttagtagggaggaccacgattCGGTTCCCACAACTGCGATGGGAGGAggctgaaactacttgatggTAGAGCTGACCCGAAACCAACACTGATaataaaaacccaaaaatatatatttattactcATGAAAGAAGAATTCAATATCCATCacttgccattcaaaaaaaataattcatccatcacatatcacttattaaataattaaataatatctAACTAATTTATCGCTCATTAATAAAATCTATCtaattttttcattaacaatgtTTGACAGATGAATGTCCAATCCACttataaaaatcatattaaaaaattaattaaagaattttctatttaaattattcatttattaattttttaatgggTGATTGTTTGAAGTGATGCATGGTGGCCATCCAGACGGCAGTCGGTGGTGGTAAATGCAGGGAATTGGGCGTTAAAGACCATAGGTGGTGGCATGTGACTTTGGCATatgacttttttattattttaatctacgaaactttattttttatttttaattaatgtttttattttttatttatatttttgaatatttttaccGGATTGAATTTGGATTTTACAAGATCTAATTAGCTGTACGAGTCAAAGATACAATAGATTTTATTTCggtaccataaaaaaaattagatttttttatttttatttttttgaacaaatttttaatttttattttttttggtacataattttttattttatttttatatataagagatTTTGACAATATCCTatataaaaagatttaaaaagaagaagataGGTTTGAAAATATCCACTCCTTgatttgttataaaaattaaaaatccacTCTCGATTTGTTTCCCACTTTGATCaaataactatatatatatatatatcctaatTATTATTCgcatatatttatttgactgTAGCTAGGTTTTTGGTACTTTTCTCAATTCTATAACATGTCAAACCAGTCGATTGTTTACTATGATGAAGGATGGGCTTATATGCAAAAGGGCATTAAGAAGCTTCTACAAGGCTTGCCCAACCCTCACTTCACTTCTGAAGATTCTTCAATGTTATATACGTACGTATACGATGCTTTTCAGATTATGTGTGTTCTTTTTGGTGTCAAATACATGTCGGTAATGTATTAACACATatgattattttgattaatatgtcatattttttaaattattattgtgTAGATGTGTAGTTGTATCTATATCCGGTGTTCATATATGGTGTCCGTACCTTATAGATCATGCAtgatttttgtgtgtttttgtaTCCGATGTTGATATATCGCATACAATATTAGTTTATTCAAATTTCACATAATACTTTGTATTAAATTGTGTATTGCTGAACAATAACAGTTTGTCCAAGCAGCTATTTCACAACACCTTTAATCTATATTCCTTTTGgccaatatttttttcttaaatttcaaTGCAGGAATGTCTACAATATGTGCACTCAAAATGGTCCTCATGACTATTCCAATGAACTGTATGAAAAATACAAGGAAACATTTAAAGATTACATCAAATCAACTGTGAGTAACAATCTTAAACATTTGGCTactatattcaattttgcatattTGTCAAGATGTTGTGCATTCAATTTATAATTCGTACTAAAATCTAGTTCAATCACTGAGATTATTTTCATCCTCTATAGCCTTATTATAAGCTTTGTAAATTTGTACTAACTTGCATTGTGAATCTGAATCATTTGCTTACTCGATCACATGCATCCACCATCCgtattttgattaataaaactAATGTGATTTTCTTATCAATAGGTTCTGCCATCTTTGCGAGAAAAGAAAGATGAACTCTTGTTAAGAGATTTGCTCAAAAGATGGTCAAATCATAAAATGATGATCAAGTACCTCTCGTGTTTTTTTGGTTATCTTGATATATATTTTACCCAAAAACGGAGTCGTTCTTCTCTTGAAAAAGTTGGCTACTTATCCTTCTATTCCTTGGTTGGTGATGAGATTCTTTTGAAATGTTACACTACAATTTTTCACTTttcctaattttatttttgctttactcctttctcaatttcattttatttatcttaGGTATATGATGAGTTGCAAAGACAAGTAAAGAATGCAATATTAGCTATGgtattctctctcttttttctttttcttttttactaatatttaatACTATCTTTTAAATTTGCCATATTCATCAATCCTTAATGTTCATTTATGGTTGAATCTGTGATATTCATATGATTTTTATCccttgattgattttttttttcttttttttcttggtaTTTAGATTGATCGGAAACGTGCAGGAGAATCTATTGATGAAAAATTGGTTAATAACATGTTGACATTTTACTCAGAGATTGGAGAAAGGACAAATATAAAAGAACCAAAACAGTTTGCTGAAACAATTATTAAAGAGAATCCAACATTCAATATTATGTAGAGGATTCATATCGGATATAGCAAGTTTTGGTATCTTTAAATTGAAAGTATACTACCATAGATTGCTACTTTGTGGATTACAAGATTGctactttattttctttttttatatctttaaaTTGAATCTATAAAATTATTGCtactttattttcctttttattagTGATTGATACTTTATTCTCGAtgttaaaatttatctttttattgttgGACCGTGAGGGGAGCCTCATGTGGAATCGATTTCTCTAATACAAGTGACTCTAACACTACATTTTCATCCGAATCTTTAAAGCATTGAGTTTATATATAGGtcttctcacttataaagtgatCAACCTCAACTCTTCCGACCAATGTGAAACTTTTTCTCATAATTCATAAATCTCAACACTAATTTCCATCATTCACCTTCTTGCAAACATACTAATGATGCCTTAatcctttttcatcttttgcAGTTATCTAACTTGtattttcctttatattttttgCATTGCTTCTTGAATAAATACCTTAATCATCAAGCTCAGCTGTAATGGATCTCAAAATGTTACGGTAGGCCTTGCTGGGTGTGGAGGCTTGTTAAGGGACTCGAATGGAAAGTGGATCAAGGGCTACTCTCGAaaaattggatattgtgatgcgcTTCATGCAGAAATGTGGGGCATGTACTTAGGAATGAACCTTGCTTGGAGTTGGAGCAGGGAATGACTCATCTCCAGGTTGAAAGCGATTCTAAAGTGATGATAGATATGGTGACTGGTAGAGTTAAGCTCAATGGAAGCACTCCCACTTTGGTGTTTCGCATTAGACATCTTCTTGTTTTGAGTTGACAAGTCATTTTGTCTCATACGTGGTGCGAGGGAAATAGAAATGCAGATTAGCTTGCTAATTTTAGGTACTCTCTTAATTCTTTTGATATTCAAAGTATGCTTtttgatgatatatatatatatatagcttggATTCTTAGGAATGTTCGTGTAACATTGtagtttttttcttccttttttttttttcttaattcaaATTATGCAAATAATGAGATCCACAGAgagagtatttatttattttttttgctaagtagtctagtggttagaaatcTTACATTTAAGTGGGATAATCGAAATTCGAACCCCGatcccctacatatataatgcaatatcttGCCAACAGAGTTAAACTCATGAGACACTTTTCTATTCTTATTAATTAATGATCTTTATCATGTAACCGAtttggggttggtctagtggtgttggcttgtcccctggtgccaatttcgttgggctaagtccatacagagataaaaaaataatctggctttaaatggggtcccgcaagtgggcggtgagattggCCCCTTGAATTAGTCCGTCcaaaggccggataccaagttttaaaaaaatgatccTTATCATGTGTAAGGCtgaattcattaaaaaaaataaaattgatcaaacatttttttaaaaaggtttaaattttattgttttctaAAAAGGGAAAatcaatattttattgtaaaacCCCAACAATTAAATAATGgcattaaatttaattattaaaaaaataatggcattaaattttgtaaaaaaaattacagaatTAAATTGGTCAAAATATAATGCCAGTATGAAAAAAGAAATGCCTAATGAAAATGTATTGACCAATGACCATAGTTGATAAAAAGTCCACAAAAAAAAACGTTCAcctcttcatatttttttttgtcttttcacATTTGTGATTCTCCATTCTTATCTTTGCTGGTATTGGTATTTTAATTTCTCTCAATAACATGACTGGCTTCTGTAACATGTCTGGCAGCTTCATTTTGAACTATGATGAAGGATGAGATTTTATCCAGAAGGGCATCAAGAAGCTTATAGAGAGCTTGCCCAACCCTCACTTCACTACTGAAGATTCCTTGATGTTGTATACATATGTTTCCATACTTCTTCTAAGAATATACCATGTTTTCATGGAGTTGATTGTTATGATATATTAATATTGTGTATATGGTATATGTTGTGTCTTtaaatttcaagttttttttaaggTTCAGATCCAGTTTCACGCACAGGACGTACATAATGTTGTATTTTGGCGAAATTTTGTGTTTTGGCTACTGCCTCATGCACGTTCTGTGCTTCTGACATGTGCGGGGTACATACGGGGATACGCCCCACGCATTGAGCAACAAGGTTATAAAAATCTACGAATTTTGACAGTTTTGCAGCttttgaaattagggttttagGAAACACTTCGCTGAGATAAAAAGAGGGAatcattaaaagaaaaaaaaagtgatcaaGATTTAATGATTGAGATTTTTTGGGGTAGATCTAAGGTTGAGAAACACATCATAAAATGAGATTCATTGTTCATTTGTGTTCTTGCGAGGTTGAGGAAATGAGTACAATTAAGGATTTCTTTTTTAAGCTAATTTTTTGTAACCCATTTGAAATATCATTGTAAACAATGGTTATAGTGAATGGAGAGTTGTTTTATACTCTCAAGTTTTTCTATTAGTTTGAAGGTTCAGATTCTGTCTCACGTGCAGGATGCACATAATGTTGTATTTTCGTGAAATCTTGTGATTAGGCTACTACCTCATGTACGTTCTGTCATTTTGACATGCGTAGGGTGCATAAGGCTATGTGCCCTACACATGGAGCAACAAGGTTATAAAAAGTTACAAATTTTGACAGTTTTGCAGCttttgaaattagggttttatGAAACACTTAGAGAGACAAAAAGAGGGAAACATTAATAGATCAAGATCtaataattgagattttttgaGGTAGATCTAACGTTGAGAAACACATCATAAACGCTTTGGGAGTGAGATTCATTGTTCATATGTGTTCTTGTGAGGTTGAGAAAATGAGTACAAATTGAGGATTctttttttaaactaattttttaaaacccATTTGAAATCTCATTGTAAACAATGATTATAGTGAATGGAGAGTTGTTTTTCACTCTCAAGTTTTTCTATTAGTTTGAAGGTGCAGATTCGATCTCACGTTCAGGACAAACACATAATGTTGTATTTTGGTGAAATCTTGTGATTAGTCTACTGCCTCATGTGCGTTTTGTCATTTTGACATGTGTAGGGTGCATATAAGGGCATGCGCCCCGCCCATGGAGCAACAAGGTTATAAAAAGCTACAAATTTTGACAGTTTTGCAGTTTTTGAAATTGTGGTTTCAGAAAACACTTAGAGAGACAAAAAAAGGAAACATTAATTGATAAAGATCTAATGATTGAGATTTTTGAGGTAGATCTAACGTTGAGAAACAAATCATAAACGCTTTGGGAGTGAGATCCATTGTTCATATGTGCTCTTGGGAGGTTGGGGAAATGAGTACCGTAACGCCccaaaaaaattaggattcattttatttaattatttagttgttgtggtgttgattttcttgttgtggtgttgattgacgatgtttatttaagggtaaatagtgttatacccccctgcaaaataggcgagttttgcgttacccccctgcaaaatatttttttgagattacccccctgcaatgtcaagattctttgcgttacccccctggctcaacaagtgggcatatgacatggaagaatcttgatgtggcatgacacgtggaaattattttattttttatttatttttaattgccaactcattaattaatgtgggtttttaattaaaaaaatgaaaaaaaacttaaaagttgttatatttttatgaacttacttaaaagaaattttttttttgactaaaagttgttattatatatataaaaaaattcttatatatatataataactaataatagagtaaccaaaaaaaaaaacgaagatgaaaacaaaactaataataataatagtaaccaaaaaactaataataataataataataataataactaataataatagagtaaccaaaaaaaaaaaaatgcaatcacatagtaacgcaagaacaatcgctttgccctaacccccaaattgaaattgaaaacgaataACAATCTctgcatatgaacggaacgaaaaaaaaaaaagtttctttaaataaaaaagtttctttaaaaaaaagtttctttaaaaaaaagtttttttttaaaaaaaaagtttctttaaaaaaaaaagatttccttaaaaaaaaagttaccgtaaaaaaaaagtttctttaaaaaaaaaagtttatttcatttttttttaattaaaaaataaataattactaagttggcaattaaaaataaataaaaaataaattaatttccacgtgtcatgccacgtcaagattcgcccatgtcatatgcccacttgttgagccaggggggtaacgcaaggaatcttgacattgcaggggggtaatctcaaaaaaatattttgcagggggtaacacaaaactcgcctattttgcaggggggtatgacactatttaccctttatttaattattttgtggcgaataattaaataattgatagatAAAAATAATGACGTTgctaattagaaaataaaataaaaaggtgtTGAAAGCATAGAGGGGGTGTAGATAGGAAAATGGTAGAGAAAGGGACAAAGATGaagaaacataattttaattcgcattaaaacattttaataataataataatgtcatataataataataataataataataataataataataataataataataataatgtagttGTCTATGGACATTAGTGGATAGAAGAAGGAAAATTTCAGTAGGATAATccataacaaaaacaaacacacagAAAAATAGTGCAAGGataagagaagagagaaaggtCGTGGGAGAGTGAAAAGAAGCAAGAGAAGGAAGAGTTTAACCTCAATATAGAGAATTCACTGCACTCCAAGTAAGGGAGCTTTATATACTCTTGAAATTCTGAATTCAATAGGCATATTTGTGTATTCATTATGTGTGTGATTTAAGTTGTTGCTCTTATGCTTCCTTTTCCCATTatgtgatgttgttgttgtttctaTACTTGTTCTTAATTTTGATTTCATCATCTGGTATGATAATGTTTCCATGCTTCTGTTGTTGCTGCAAATTCGTGTTCTGATGTTGAGTAAATAAAATTGTGGATTGACGTTGTGCTTGAGAATTAACATAAGGGGTATAATgatttttttgggattttgatgataattcaaaagaaaaagtttcatAACGTGTTGAGCATCGAATGCAATTCTAAAGCAATTCTGGGATTTTTATGGGTTGAGAGAATGTCAAAACTGAAGCTTTTGAACAACCATCAATGgagtttttttgttaaaattcgTGTGAAGCTTTTGATATGTAAAACATTCGATTAGATTGTTTTTTCGAAAAATAAATACCGGGTATCTTCCTACAATTGAATGACGATCAAAACACGTCGAATTCCGTTGAGAAATGAGGGAGAACCGACCGAGTCAAATCGCGGGTCGTCGCGACCCGTTTTGCTGCAACCGggtaaaggagatgatgaacagtgcgcgAGTGGCCTCGCCCACTCGCATCACCGGCGCGTGATGGCGTGTGGGAGGGCAGGGAGGATccgtttttaaaaattgtttttacagaaaaataagaaataatttgCTTGATATTTTGGTACCTATTTGGTAATTTTTGGACACTCGtagctatttttaatttattatttggAGTAAAAAGTTGATTAAAACTATTATAATTTCGTGAAAATTTCCCAACATTTTatgtagggta encodes:
- the LOC123923779 gene encoding cullin-1-like — translated: MANNFRRMITLEEGLNTIQNTTNKLQNILENFPDPHLELSLCGREERMNLYSIIYNMCTQKPPYDYSQQLYENYKKIFEDYIKSMVLPSLREKKDEILLRELLRRWSNQKTMTIFLSKGFHYLDRYYISRQGLTSLEEIGFLSFYHLVYDEMHRQVMDAILAMIDRKRAGEPIDETLVNKALTFYLEIGESTGKEEPKHFAETMIKQNAAFYAMSRLQI
- the LOC123922263 gene encoding cullin-1-like; protein product: MSNQSIVYYDEGWAYMQKGIKKLLQGLPNPHFTSEDSSMLYTNVYNMCTQNGPHDYSNELYEKYKETFKDYIKSTVLPSLREKKDELLLRDLLKRWSNHKMMIKYLSCFFGYLDIYFTQKRSRSSLEKVGYLSFYSLVGDEILLKCYTTIFHFS